A genomic segment from Flavobacterium litorale encodes:
- a CDS encoding superoxide dismutase, whose protein sequence is MAFELPKLPYAYDALEPHIDARTMEIHHTKHHNGYTTKLNDAVEGTDLEGKTIENILINLDTDNAAVRNNGGGFYNHNLFWQVMSPNGGGEPSGELEAAIDKAFGSFDEFKAKFAKAAATQFGSGWAWLCVHKGGAVEVCATPNQDNPLMPEVGCGGTPILGLDVWEHAYYLNYQNKRPDYIEAFFNVIDWEEVTRRYALEK, encoded by the coding sequence ATGGCTTTTGAATTACCAAAACTTCCTTATGCGTATGATGCGCTTGAGCCTCATATTGATGCTCGTACTATGGAGATACACCATACTAAGCACCATAACGGTTATACTACAAAACTAAACGATGCTGTAGAGGGAACTGATCTTGAAGGGAAAACAATAGAGAATATACTTATAAATTTAGATACTGATAATGCTGCAGTACGTAACAATGGCGGTGGTTTTTACAACCATAACTTGTTTTGGCAAGTAATGTCGCCTAACGGTGGTGGTGAGCCTAGTGGCGAACTTGAAGCTGCTATTGATAAGGCATTTGGCTCGTTTGACGAGTTTAAAGCAAAATTTGCTAAAGCAGCAGCTACACAATTTGGCTCGGGCTGGGCATGGCTATGCGTGCATAAAGGCGGTGCGGTAGAGGTATGTGCTACACCCAACCAAGATAACCCACTAATGCCAGAAGTTGGCTGCGGAGGTACACCTATTTTAGGGCTTGATGTTTGGGAACATGCTTACTACCTAAACTACCAAAACAAACGCCCTGATTACATTGAGGCATTTTTTAATGTTATTGACTGGGAAGAAGTAACCCGACGTTATGCTTTAGAGAAATAA